The genomic stretch ctagaATTAGGAAGAGTGCAGTGAGAAAAGTTTTAATTCTGCTAATAAGATCTTTGATTGATTTAGGGCATGTTGTTTATTTTCCCCTTACTAGTTGAATATGGAATTAAATGTAATCAGTTCCTCTTGAGGATTGCCATGACATCATCAGTGCTGGAGCTGCTTGATGAGTTGCACTTTTTTCCAGTAGGTTCCAAAACGTTTCTGTATTAGGTGTGTTATACTCTTgacacacatttttcagttgAAGGATGAAAGCAATTCAGTGAGCTTGTGTGCACAGGCCTTCTTGTGTGTATTTGGACTCAAGTGTTGATTGGCCACTCCTAGCCCATGGGGGCGGGGCCTGAGATCCAGGATATCCTGCTCGCTGTACACACAGTGCCaataaaaacatctaaaaaGCTACAAATGCTTTATGCTATAAGGTTCCGTCGCTTGGGGCGGTACCCTCCTGGTGCATAAAACTGTATACCGAATGTactaatgtgtaatgtgtaatgcatAACTAATATACTGAATAActgccttttttgcttggaaaatgtactcatttgtatccaatgagaacattactgtactttcagggtacatttgggaaaattgatcattgaagaacaaaaatacaaagtTCCTTCACTGTGACtatatgtctgtgagtgtagcAGAATAGTGCAGTTTTCCACCATTGGAGTCTCTGACTGGCCTGGTCTTTCCAGACCCAACTGAGTCTGCAGCCTCTGAGTGGAGACAGCCATTTCTTTCTATGTAAAGTCAAGAATGTAAACTGTCTTAACCCTCTCAGACCAaagcaacattttttttgaacaCTGCTAAAATACCATGTAATTGGTTAatttaaatgtctgttgaaaGAACAGACTGTGCAAACAATAAGAGATGACATATGTCTCTCATGTCATCTTGCCTGTGAATAATCAATTGTTGTGTCCTAATGGCACAACAATCTTCACACGcttaatttataatttaaagTTTTACTGATAACATTAATCGGTAATAAAGATGAAACCATTATCTTTTGTATTATGAAACAAATTTTAGAGTCTGCACTGTGATTTTCATCcggcatttttttaaaccattgtCTCCATTGTCATGGACATCAGGCATTGCCGTatagaaatgtaatgaaaaagaTTCTGAATGGTTTTGAAAAGGTTTTGAAtgcggtttttgttttcattattattattttcatcacTAACATTCCTAATCTTATAGAGAAAGTGTTATATTCTGCTATATTATATCACATGGAATGTCATAAAAGACAATTCAACTTaatgaaaaaacatgaaagcatgcatccttcatctgcacccttttgaatgatgaaaatgtaggcttttatttattattggaaTAATGTGAGATTAATCATTTAAATGACAATCCGTTGTTAATAGTTCAAATGTGTCTCATTTGTTAATATTTGTCTCAGTACAGAGTATCCTGCAATTCAGATTACTTGTAAATCAGTGCTACATTTCACTCTGCCACTGCATTTCAGGTACTAGTAACAGTAACATTTATACCATTATTAATgacttaaatttttttttttttacttgcttcTCGGCCTCATAATGGCATGATTGACTTATATttagactagatactgaaagctgaaaatattacatattacaattGTTATGTCGTACTCTCCATTGCAGTGtacaaaaaaattactttttaaaaaaaattctgatttgAGACCCAAAAATGAGTGAAAGTGAAAGTCATAGTTtccctggtttttatttttttccccatagtTTTGCTGGAACATATCACAGGTCTGAGAGGGTTAATGTTGCATTCCAATGGCTGAAAGTGATACTCCAGTTTAGCTGGTAATGCAGAGCGCTCTGATGGAAGAAGCATTTGAATACAGCCTGGGGTGATGCAGCCAAATAAGGAGGATTTTACAAGTTGAGCCTTTCTGTTCAGAATTTACGCCTGGTCTTTGTTTTCTCATCCTCATGGTTGCTTGACTGGTGAGACTGCTTGCGTTCTATGCTGTTGCAGACAGCAAATATTTGCTTCGGCAGCAGAAGTTCAGTCATCTGATATTAAGATTGCACTTTGTCTTAAGCACTCAAGCATCTCttgtccccctccctcctcctccctcctcccatcCTCTCTCCCCAGTGTGAGGCGGGCAGCTCGGTGACCCTGCCGGAGTCACTGCTCTTTGTGTCCACTCTGGACGGCAGCCTGCACGCGGTCAGCAAGCAGTCTGGTGACATTAAGTGGACTCTCAAGGAAGGTCAGCTCATGGGCCCCTGAACATTCTCCTTTGTGTATTACAGTTACCGTCAACCCACCACACTCATTATTATCTCTATTTCAGACCCCATCATACAAGTCCCTGTCTACCTGACTGAGTAAGTGCTTCTTCACCATTATGCTAGCAGTTGCAGCTCTGGGATACTCAGCTGAAAGAGAGGTCTCAAGGCCTTGATGTTGGTGCCACTGTTGACAGTGTTAACTCCCTATACCAGTGACCTTCAttcctgctcctggagagcagtggggtctgctggtttttgttttttccttaatAGCAggaaccaattcagacccaataaacaaggtgaggtgagttaactgtgtaatcaactgctttcattgatcaattaagtgctgagtaacaacgaaagccagcacactctacagctctccgggaccaggaatgaagaccacTGCCCTATACAGTCATATCAGTGGTTGGAGTTGTGTGAGCTCATGGCTAATGGCTGATGGGAATGATCTGTGCTCTGTCCAGACCAGGGTTTCTCCCAGACCCCAATGACGGCAGTCTGTATGTGCTGGGAGGCAAGAACAAGGAAGGCCTGATGGTGAGTGGTACCTGCTGCTGtagggcagtgtgtggggtggggggtagtgAGGCGGTCTCAGGGTAGAGGGAAGGCTCATTGTGACctgcccctgtctctctgtatgcaGAAGCTGCCCTTCACTATTCCAGAGCTGGTGCAGTCCTCTCCCTGCAGGAGTTCAGATGGAGTTCTCTACACCGGTGGGTATGCCAAGGTGCCattctgtgtgttcagagtatTGGCATGCATAAATGtatatgttcatgtgtgtgtgtgtgtgtgtttgtacagggaAGAAGCAGGACACGTGGTTTGTGGTGGACCCTCAGACCGGAGAGAAACAGACCAGTCTAACGACCGGCTCTTCAGAGTCCATCTGCCCCtctgcacccctgctctacatTGGTCGCACAGGTCAGCCCTTCCCCTTTGTCTGCACTCCATCTCTTCGCCGTCCGTCTGTCCCCCGTGTCCTGACTGTCATGTGTCTGTTGCGACCCCACAGAGTACATGATCACCATGTACGACACCAAGACGCGGGAGCTGCGCTGGAACGCCACCTACAATGACTACTCTGCCCCTCTGTACGATGACAAATACGACTACAGTAGGTTCTGAGgttctgaggttctgaactttgTGTTCAGCTTGTACGGTGCAGTTTGGGCCATTCTCAGCCCCATGTTTTAGCTGTTTTGAACCATTGGGTCGATTTTTGCATGGCTCAACAAAGTGCTGATCTGAGTTACCAAGCAAACTGTCACGTTTGCTGAAGGAAGTGTTCTGTGTAACTGGCCTCACAGTGGTTTGAGGGGCTGATTGCCTGTGGAGATAAGGAAGCCAGGGAGTGGCAAGTTTCAGAGGCGGAATTCTAtccagaagtgtgtgtgtgtgtgtgcttgcatgcttatgaatgcacgtgtgtgagctacccgtacaacaaagataaggaccagggcctatttttttctttttttttaaacaacaaatcaacaaacaaacaacaaagcaaaagtgaccaaacttaactatccaaatactgcttacctagccaactaaaaataccgaaacacaacgtaaatcataaagacaacaattaaggttcacagggaggtagggatggacggggagaggtgctgcttgaagaggtgcgtcttcagtttgcgcttgaaggtggggtgtgtgtgtgtttctgttgagtgtgtgttctttgtgtgtggggcagagatgGCACACTTCACCTCCAGTGGGGACGGGTTGGTGGTGACAGTGGACAGGGAGACGGGGGACGTGCTGTGGATGCAGAACTACGGGTCCCCGGTGGTGGGAGTGTACCTGTGGATGCAGGACAGCCTGCGGCGCGCCCCGCACATCAGCCTGGCCATGGAGACCCTGCGCTACCTCACCTTCTCCTCCCATAACATTCACACCATGAAGTGGAGCTACCAGTTCGTCAAGGAGCAGGCCAGCACCAAGACACAGCTCGTGTAAGAGACTTGAGTCAGACCACGCTAAATAAGCAACAAGGCCACTCATGTCCCATAtgcaccatatatatatatatacaactgagttattattattaaccccCTATTGCTTAGTATTTTGCTATCGTTCagattattattgctgttttggTTGCCATTTGTGGCTTAAATGGTACATCATAAATGTAACATACCATTACATAAACACAAAGTGCAACATACCATTTATgttattgaaaaaatattacaaaaaaaaaaaccaataaatGTTATTGATGTTTCACTCTTTTTATTCTCATAAAATATTTGCTTTGGTAATACACTGTGTAGTCATGGCATGGCATGGCATGGCAGAGCTtatctgtgcatatgtgtgagtggaGGCTGTTTAGCATGTTCTAGGAGGTGATCAGCAGATGGCTGTGCTCAGAGCCGtgtcctctctgtctctacagCCCTACCCTGTATGTGGGGAAGCTGGACTCCCATTTCTACGCCTCTACGTCGCTGGTCCATGAAGGCGTGTCCATCGTGGTGAGTGTGGCTGGCACTCTATTGGCTGCACTGTATCTCTATCTGGTGCAGACTGTCATCAATAATTTAaggctatttacatccatattgggcaaTCCATGTCGGAATTACATCCAATTTCGTAAAATGTCCctctattttaggggaccaaaagtaattggacagttggcttctcagctctttctgattagtcaggtctattcaattgcttccttcaTTAGCCTACACTCTCTGAACATCGGTAACAAGTTATCAGTATCTAGTGTTTACATCCATGTTGGTTCATCACTGTAGGAATTACAGTTACATAATTTCAGGGCGTCATAACATTCAAGACACATGGTTTCACATGGGTTTCGGATGAGTAAGATTTGTTCAGTTGCTTCctttgtgcaggtataagacagctttcagtatctagtcttgattctcggcttttggttgcctttagagtgtgttattgtgtttgtaaatatgcggaccagagttgtgccaatgccAGTCAAGAGAAGccccattatgaggctgagaagaaaagagtacagagccaaaagaacagaaattctaCCAGTGTCCAAATagttacggactgcactgtataaaaaGTTAGACCAAAATATATCTCTCTCTGACCAGCACCCATGTGTTATCTCTCACACTCTTGCGCACTCTCAGCACATTTTAGTTTCTTCTGTGAGTGTGATAATGTGGTAAAGAAAAGGCTTGATCTGTACGTAGATGGTGTGAGCGAAGCTGACAAACCGAGCATTTCTTCACCCGTAGCCACGCGGCCTCACTTTGGCGAGGATCGAAGGGCCGACCACAGAGGAGGTAACCGTGAGGGAGAGGGGCGAGTGCGAGATCACTCCCAGCACGGACGTCAAGTACCCCCCAGGCACCACACAGAGCCTGCAAAACcaatggctgctgattggtaTGCCCCCTCTAACAGAGCCAGTGGATAAAGAATTtagaatttgttatttagctgacactttttatccaaagtgacttacacttcagtagactaagcaggggagaatccctggagcaatgcatggttagGAGTcatgctcaaaggcccaacagctgtgcgtgGCTATACCAGGGCTTGagtcaccaaccttccaggtcccagtcatgtaccttaggctaGGCTTCAGGCTGCCCCGTGTTTGTAAAGTACTGACTACGTGTATTCCAGGTCACCATGAGCTACCCCCTGTGGCACACACCACTATGCTGCGGGAATTCCCTGAAAGCCTTCAGCGTTCCGGGGATGCTGTGATCCCGCCCCGGTCCTCGCCACGCCCACCGTACAACCCAgtaagcccctccccctctcccttggTCTTTATGAGAATTCTGATCATGCTCATATTATCCCTGACCAATGAGTGTCACTCCTCAGTTTGTGGCCGGGAGCAAGAGCAGAGAACCCCTGCctgtcaaacaggaagccccGCCTGCAGCCACGCCCACTCGGACAGCCGTCCTACCGGAAAGCCTGACCAAGGATCCTCTCACTCTGGCTGTGCTCACCCTGCTGCTGGGGGGCTGGCTGGCCTTCGTGTTCACATACCCTCGGGTGAGtctacttgtgtgtatgtgtgtgtgtgtgtgtgtgtgtgtgagagagagacagagtcatgtgtgtgcgtctgtatgacctgtgtgtgcatgtgtgtatatctgtatgacctgtgtgtgtgtgtgtgtatctgtatgacctgtgtgtgtgtgggtgtgtatctgtatgacctgtgtgtgtgtgtgggcgtgtatctgtatgacctgtgtgtgtgtgggtgtgtatctgtatgacctgtgtgtgtgtgtgggtgtgtatctgtatgacctgtgtgtgtgtgggtgtgtatctgtatgacctgtgtgtgtgtgtgggtgtgtatctgtatgacctgtgtgtgtgtgggtgtgtatctgtatgacctgtgtgtgtatgtgggtgtgtatctgtatgacctgtgtgtgtgtgtgggtgtgtatctgtatgacctgtgtgtgtgtttgtgtgtgacctgtgtgagtgggtgtgtatctgtatgacctgtgtgtgagtgtgtgggtgtgtatctgtatgacctgtgtgtgtgtgtggttgtgtatctgtatgacctgtgtgtgtgtgtgtgtgtgtgtgtgtatctgtatgacctgtatgtgtgggtgtgtatctgtatgacctgtgtgtgtgtgtgtgtgtgtatctgtatgacctgtgtgtgtgtgtgtgtgtgtgtgtgtgtgtgtgtgggtgtgtatctgtatgagctgtgtgtgtgtgtgtgtctgtatgacctgtgtgtgagtgtgtgggtgtgtatctgtatgagctgtgtgtgtgtgtgtgtgtgtatctgtatgacctgtgtgtgtgtgtgggtgtgtatctgtatgacctgtgtgtgtgtgtatctgtatgacctgtgtgtgtgggtgtgtatctatatgacgtgtgtgtgtgtgtgtgtgtgtgtgtgtgtgtgggtgtgtatctgtatgagctgtgtgtgtgtgtgtctgtatgacctgtgtgtgagtgtgtgtgtgtgtgtatctgtatgacctgtgtgtgagtgtgtgggtgtgtatctgtatgacctgtgtgtgagtgtgtgtctgtatgacctgtgtgtgtgtgtgtatctgtatgacctgtgtgtgtgtgtgtgtgtgtatgacctgtgtgagtgtgtatctgtatgacctgtgtgtgtgtgtgtgtgtgtatatctgtgtgctCCAGCGCATGGCCCATCAGGAGAAGGTGCAGaggcagcagctggaggaggctCTGGAGTCCCGGCTGCAGAGGCTGCAGACCCAGCAGAGTGCGCCCCCTCCCTCTGACACCACCACCCCCCGCAGCAGCAGCGACTCCACCAGAGACACCATCTCCAACGGGTCTGCTCCCCTGGGATCCCCACGCGCCACAGAGCCCCCACACACTGCGGGTGAGAGAAGAGCTGTGTCACACTGTCAGTTACCTcacctgcctgtgtgtgagtgtgtcagtcacccttcctgcctgtgtgtgagtgtgtcagttacCCCTCCtgcctgtgcatgcgtgtgtcagGCACACTACCtgcctgtgtatgagtgtgtcattCACTCTACCtgcctgtgcatgcgtgtgtcagTTACccctcctgcctgtgtgtgagtgtgtcagttacccctcctgcctgtgtgtgagtgtgtcagttacccctcctgcctgtgtgtgagtgtgtcagttacccctcctgcctgtgtgtgagtgtgtcagttacccctcctgcctgtgtgtgagtgtgtcagttacccctcctgactgtgtgtgagtgtgtccgtgaCTGcactgcctgtgtgagtgtttctgtcaCTGCACtacttgtgtgtgagtgtgtcagtctctccacctgcgtgtgtatgagtgtcatTCACTCTACCTGCCTGTATGTGAGTCTCTCCGTTACcccccctgcctgtgtgtgagtgtccgttacccctcctgcctgtgtgtgagtctgtccgTTACccctcctgcctgtgtgtgagtctgtccgTTACccctcctgcctgtgtgtgagtctctccGTTACCCCCccgcctgtgtgtgagtgtccgttacccctcctgcctgtgtgtgagtctgtccgTTACCCCTCCTGCCTGTGAGTCTGTCCGTTACccctcctgcctgtgtgtgagtctgtccgTTACCCCTCCtgcctgtgtatgagtgtgtcagtcacccctcctgcctgtgtgtgagtgtgtcagttacTCCtcctacctgtgtgtgagtgtgtcagtcatccctcctgcctgtgtgtgagtgtgtcagttacTCCtcctacctgtgtgtgtgtgtcagtcatcCCTCCTGCCTGTGTATGACTCTGTCAgttacttctcctgcctgtgtgtgagtgtgtctgtcactGCACTGCCCATGTGGTGTGAGTGATTCTGTCACTGCACtacttgtgtgtgagtgtgttagccACTGCACTGCccgtgtgtggtgtgagtgtgtcagccACTGCACTGCCCATGTGTGGGATCACAGTGCTGGTCTCCTTGTTACAGATGGAGAGCCCAAGGAAGTGGAGGTGGGGAAGATCTCTTTCAGTCCCGCTGAGGTGCTCGGACATGGTGCAGAGGGAACCTTCGTCTTTAGGTAAGCCCTGCCGAGGGAATACAAGTCtgcattttatgtgtgtgtgctggtgtactTTGTGTTTGTAACTTCTTGTGAGCAATGTTTTGTGTTAATCAAAGTGTGTGCATCCCATATCCCATATCTATCAGTCAGGTTGTTTGTTTGGGTGTTTGTATATTTATGTCAGTCAGGTAGTGAGTAtttgtttcagtgtgtttttattagtcagtttgtgaggttttttttttgggtgtgtgtatccattttcagggtgtgagtctgtgtgtttgtgtgcatgtatcggTTTATCAGTCAATATgtgagtttgtttgtttgggtgtttgtatctgtttatcagtacgtttgtgtgtgtgtgtgtgtgtgtgtgtgtgtgtgtttgtgtgtgtgtatctgtttatCAGTCATtttgtgagtgtgcgtttgGGTGTATGTACCTGTTTTTCAGTcagtttatgagtgtgtgttttggtgtatGTACCTGTTTATCAGTAAGTTTTTGAGCATGTGTTTgggtgtatatatctgtgtatcagtcagtttgtgaatgtgtatttGGGTGTAGGCTTGTTTGGGTGTATGTATCAGTTTGCCTGAGAGGTGTGAAGCGGTGAGGTTACTCGGCGTCTCTGTGCAGGGGTTGTTTTGACGGCCGGCGGGTGGCTGTGAAGCGGATCCTGCCCGAGTGCTTCGACTTCGCCGAGAGGGAGGTGCAGCTCCTGCGCGAGTCTGACGAGCACCCCAACGTCATCCGCTACTTCTGCACCGAGCGCGACCGGCAGTTCACCTACATCGCCATCGAGCTGTGCGCCGCCACGCTTCAGCAGGTGAGGCTGGGCTACACTACGCTTGGCTGTAACTCTTCCTCCCTCCTGCTGTACTCATTCTGAGGTGCTGTCTGTGGCCTGCAGTTTGTGGAGGACCCAGAGTGCCCGCACTCCAGCCTGGAGCCGGTGAGCCTCTTACAGCAGACCATGTGTGGCCTGAGTCACCTGCACTCTCTGAACATCGGTGAGCTGAGTTCCTGTGCTTCCACGTCCTTGGGTGTAGAGCATCAGTGTTGGGTGGGGTCTGCCCTTTTTCATCATGTATTTAATTATGGGACATTTCAATCCAGGGTCACTTTGACCCCAGTGCAGTAAGTTTAGGTCAGTGGTAACAATACCCCGTTCATGAagctctaccatcctgtaggtcttcattcCGACCCTAACAAAAGGGGTAAGATCTTTTCGAGCTGTTATTTAGTAGTCAGGTGTACAAAATTAAGCCCTACAGCCCTGCtggagaaaacagctcaagctaggttttgaaacggctggtagctggttgaccagttcagaccacctccatactcaacatggtttgaccatcaAAAggtaagttttgaaacagctgaacgCTGGTAATAAagtcattgctggattttacaccagggacgatggtagatctccaggaacagggttggtgaccactggttTAAGTGATCTCAGCTGCTGCTTTGGTTTTTCTCCCGTAGTGCACCGGGACCTGAAGCCGCGGAACATCCTGCTGTCCATGCCGGGCCCGCGGGGCAGGGTGCGGGCGCTCATCTCTGATTTCGGGCTGTGTAAGAAGCTGCCGGCCGGGCGGCACAGCTTCAGCCTGCGCTCTGGCATCCCCGGCACTGAGGGCTGGATCGCTCCCGAGGTCCTCCTCGACCCGCCC from Conger conger chromosome 2, fConCon1.1, whole genome shotgun sequence encodes the following:
- the ern2 gene encoding serine/threonine-protein kinase/endoribonuclease IRE1, translated to MKDWRRCLLLLLFIFLGGSVLQCEAGSSVTLPESLLFVSTLDGSLHAVSKQSGDIKWTLKEDPIIQVPVYLTEPGFLPDPNDGSLYVLGGKNKEGLMKLPFTIPELVQSSPCRSSDGVLYTGKKQDTWFVVDPQTGEKQTSLTTGSSESICPSAPLLYIGRTEYMITMYDTKTRELRWNATYNDYSAPLYDDKYDYKMAHFTSSGDGLVVTVDRETGDVLWMQNYGSPVVGVYLWMQDSLRRAPHISLAMETLRYLTFSSHNIHTMKWSYQFVKEQASTKTQLVPTLYVGKLDSHFYASTSLVHEGVSIVPRGLTLARIEGPTTEEVTVRERGECEITPSTDVKYPPGTTQSLQNQWLLIGHHELPPVAHTTMLREFPESLQRSGDAVIPPRSSPRPPYNPFVAGSKSREPLPVKQEAPPAATPTRTAVLPESLTKDPLTLAVLTLLLGGWLAFVFTYPRRMAHQEKVQRQQLEEALESRLQRLQTQQSAPPPSDTTTPRSSSDSTRDTISNGSAPLGSPRATEPPHTADGEPKEVEVGKISFSPAEVLGHGAEGTFVFRGCFDGRRVAVKRILPECFDFAEREVQLLRESDEHPNVIRYFCTERDRQFTYIAIELCAATLQQFVEDPECPHSSLEPVSLLQQTMCGLSHLHSLNIVHRDLKPRNILLSMPGPRGRVRALISDFGLCKKLPAGRHSFSLRSGIPGTEGWIAPEVLLDPPRDNPTSAVDIFSAGCVFYYVVSRGQHPFGDTIRRQANILSEAYSLDHFMDDLHDDVIARDLIEGMISADPQSRPSTACVLKHPFFWSPEKQLQFFQDVSDRIEKEPADSPIVVRLETAGRAVVRTNWRMHISVPLQTDLRKFRTYKGNSVRDLLRAMRNKKHHYHELPAEVQETLGEVPEGFVHYFTSRFPRLLLHTHGAMHSCAHERLFHPYYPPADHEPH